One region of Plasmodium gaboni strain SY75 chromosome 6, whole genome shotgun sequence genomic DNA includes:
- a CDS encoding putative radical SAM protein, which translates to MSLNGRAKLISFLFLAAGGTYYIYTYKKKEIKEFLNNIFFNKKKKKKKGLNKGKRKEKKLYINNDINDNKYCDNSDMCSSHSFYSSDVDEENKYLLDEILNLHKSSISYISTDNDVESNKEYERVKNENINKNVDIFNKNNMNNMNNMNNMNNKNNKNNMNNINNFSSGEDSISDVEDINNLNERTNYKFIQMKNKKKKYMNNNSKNMNNNSNNYIHDKKQNKTNIINDDDSSNSNNNTIDNNNIIILPENYKIYFKSFGCAHNSSDSEFMMGLLANYGFQFVKKIEECDICIVNSCTVKNPSEESMKTIINYVKKLNNNNKKKKKKKEQNKEQKEKKEKNVDEKYDLECLSTSSSGFSDVDHEYCYEKGYQNESAECVTSKKISIPHDNNKKDHCDDFKFDNNICCSQNKNLVTNNESDLLKATTCCSSNVGNNTCACEEEIKEENHINKENKDVHQDENHDINIHQHENHDINIHQHENHDINIHQYIHPDQHNDDNSLFKVTNKDECVLRSNNNDQNAVSEKNKKNIEPKNIKIIVCGCVPQAEKDMEVFENVSLVGVNNIDKIVDVVENVINGYHVKYLKTSKKMTSLNMPKIRKNKYIEIININNGCLGNCTYCKTKFARGDLSSYNIREITDRIRYVCNEENIKEIWLTSEDTGAYGIDINTNIVNLLKDILKSIEDTNVMIRLGMTNPPYILKHIKDICELLKHKNMYEFIHIPVQSGSNNVLKNMNREYTIEDFIFLIQNLRTYIPNITISTDIICGFPYETEQDHQNTVDLIKQFQFPILNISQFYPRRGTVAYNMKKINTKVVKNRSRDVTNAFLSYQHNYKFLENTIQQILFTEISSKSQHIIGHTKQYVKVLLSNENNKNIKLLGNFATCKILSTHKWHVLAELIE; encoded by the coding sequence atgtcGTTAAATGGAAGAGCCAAACTTATAAGTTTTTTATTCTTAGCAGCAGGGGGTACgtattacatatatacatataaaaagaaagaaataaaagaatttttgaataatatattttttaataagaagaagaaaaaaaagaaaggTTTAAATAAAGGCAAAcgaaaagaaaagaaattatatattaataatgacATAAATGACAATAAATATTGTGATAATAGTGATATGTGTTCTTCACATTCTTTTTATTCCTCTGATGTcgatgaagaaaataaatatttattagaTGAAATTCTGAATCTACACAAGAGTAGTATATCTTATATAAGTACAGACAATGACGTGGAAAGtaataaagaatatgaaagagtaaaaaatgaaaacataaataaaaatgtagacatatttaataagaataatatgaataatatgaataatatgaataatatgaataataagaataataagaataatatgaataatataaataattttagTAGTGGAGAGGATAGTATATCAGATGTAGAAGATATTAATAACTTGAATGAAAGAACAAATTATAAGTTTatacaaatgaaaaataaaaaaaaaaaatatatgaataataattcaaaaaatatgaataataattcaaataattatatacatgataaaaaacaaaacaaaacaaacataataaatgatGACGATTCTTCAAATAGTAACAATAACACaattgataataataatattattatactaccagaaaattataaaatatattttaaatcTTTTGGATGTGCTCATAATAGTTCAGATTCTGAATTTATGATGGGGTTACTAGCCAATTATGGTTTTCAGTTTGTAAAGAAAATTGAAGAATGTGACATATGTATTGTCAACAGTTGTACTGTCAAAAATCCTAGTGAAGAAAGTATGAAGACGATTATTaattatgtaaaaaaattaaataataataataaaaaaaaaaaaaaaaagaaggaacaaaataaagaacaaaaagaaaaaaaagaaaaaaacgTAGATGAAAAATATGACTTGGAATGCTTATCAACATCTTCATCTGGTTTTTCAGATGTAGACCATGAATATTGTTATGAGAAAGGATATCAAAACGAATCAGCTGAATGTGTTACGAGTAAAAAGATTAGTATTCCTCAcgataataataaaaaggatCATTGTGATGATTTTAaatttgataataatatatgttgtTCACAAAATAAGAATCTGGTTACAAATAATGAAAGTGATTTATTGAAGGCAACAACATGTTGTTCATCGAATGTGGGGAATAATACATGTGCATGCGAAGAGGAAATTAAAGAAGAGAATCacataaataaagaaaataaagatgTACATCAAGATGAAAATcatgatataaatatacatcAACATGAAAATcatgatataaatatacatcAACATGAAAATcatgatataaatatacatcAATATATACACCCAGATCAACATAATGATGATAACTCCCTCTTTAAAGTTACCAATAAAGATGAGTGTGTCCTTAGAAGTAATAACAATGATCAAAATGCAGTAtcagaaaaaaataaaaaaaatattgagCCAAAGAATATAAAGATCATTGTATGTGGGTGTGTGCCACAAGCAGAAAAAGACATGGAAGTATTTGAAAACGTATCACTTGTTGGTGTAAACAATATTGATAAGATAGTAGATGTTGTAgaaaatgttataaatGGTTATcatgtaaaatatttgaagacatcaaaaaaaatgacaTCTTTAAACATGCcaaaaattagaaaaaataaatatatagaaataataaatataaataatggTTGTTTAGGTAATTGTACGTACTGCAAAACAAAATTTGCTAGAGGTGATTTATCAAGTTATAATATAAGAGAGATAACTGATAGAATTAGATATGTATgtaatgaagaaaatataaaagaaatatgGTTAACATCAGAAGATACAGGAGCATATGGTatagatataaatacaaatatagtaaatttattaaaagatattttaaaaagtatAGAAGATACAAATGTAATGATACGTTTAGGTATGACAAATCCaccatatatattaaaacatataaaagatatatgtgaattattaaaacataaaaatatgtatgaatttatacatataccTGTTCAAAGTGGAAGTAataatgtattaaaaaatatgaatagAGAATATACAATAGAagattttatttttctaatACAAAATTTAAGAACATATATACCTAATATAACTATATCAACTGATATTATATGTGGATTTCCTTATGAAACTGAACAAGATCATCAAAATACTGTAGATTTAATTAAACAGTTCCAATTCCctattttaaatatttctcAATTCTATCCAAGAAGAGGAACTGTAgcatataatatgaaaaaaattaatacTAAAGTTGTAAAAAATAGATCAAGAGATGTTACTAATGCATTCTTATCATATCaacataattataaattcTTAGAAAATACTATACAACAAATTCTATTTACAGAAATATCCTCAAAAAGTCAACACATCATAGGTCATACAAAACAATATGTTAAAGttttattatcaaatgaaaataataaaaatataaaactaCTAGGAAATTTTGCCACTTGTAAAATTTTATCAACACATAAATGGCACGTCCTCGCTGAATTAATTgaatga
- a CDS encoding putative RNA methyltransferase, translating to MNLILISSKIIYKNNEEYFFKTDSRQTSHLKNILNVTLNQIIKVGVINKGKGEGIIVEENKSYYIIKLLTPIHLEEKSDDNILPIDVVICIPRPKVLNKLLQQLSSLGVKKIIIVFSDFSNKCYESSKVLKNEEIKLALQLGLEQAMCTRFPEIYIHYSFSSFFMNIEKYTDEHTLKICAHTNVEKKNTEAIEYSILNMDRGKILLMLGCERGFSELELYLIKKLNFHFFNLTERILKCETALLIIIGQLLLLTENISLRKSGTKMRRFSPHKKVIINNNICENITHMENNNDIKNNLGNDKIQCKIQLINEVKKLLTEETFSSEQLITFIKNTLHVQEKKHICSTTDNYLCLPDEKLDINDDVNIIDILLRDISSYNENEETNFEKIYLSLQLKKIKYKHRFYLSYGDIKNNVDDDGVYIYRTQRYISKKKN from the coding sequence atgaatttAATACTCATTAGTTccaaaataatatataaaaacaatgaagaatatttttttaaaacagATAGTAGACAAACAAGTCATTTAAAGAACATATTAAATGTTACGTTAAATCAGATTATTAAAGTGGGAGTGATAAATAAAGGTAAAGGAGAAGGAATAATTGTAGAAGAGAACAAaagttattatattataaaattattaacGCCTATTCATTTAGAAGAAAAATCAGATGATAACATTCTTCCTATAGATGTTGTTATATGTATACCTCGACCAAAAGTGTTAAATAAACTTTTACAACAATTATCTTCATTAGGGgtgaaaaaaattattattgtatTTTCTGATTTTTCCAATAAATGTTATGAATCCAGTAaagttttaaaaaatgaagaaattaAACTTGCTCTTCAGTTGGGCTTAGAACAAGCCATGTGTACTAGATTTCCAgaaatttatatacattacTCATTTAGCTCTTTTTTCATGaatattgaaaaatatacaGATGAACatacattaaaaatatgtgCACATACAAAtgttgaaaaaaaaaatactgAAGCAATTGAATACTCCATTTTGAATATGGACAGAGGAAAAATCCTTTTAATGCTTGGATGTGAAAGAGGATTTTCAGAACttgaattatatttaataaaaaaattaaacttccatttttttaatttaacAGAACGAATTTTAAAATGCGAAACAGCTttgttaataataattgGACAACTTCTTTTATTAACagaaaatatatcattaagAAAAAGTGGAACCAAAATGAGACGATTCTCACCACAcaaaaaagtaataataaataataatatatgtgaaaatataacacatatggaaaataataatgacattaaaaataatttggGTAATGATAAAATTCAATGTAAAATACAACTTATAAATGAAGtaaagaaattattaacAGAGGAAACATTTTCTTCTGAACAGTTAATaacttttataaaaaataccTTGCATGTTCAGGAGAAAAAACACATATGTAGCACAACAGAcaattatttatgtttacCTGATGAAAAATTGGATATTAATGATGACGTCAACATAATTGATATTCTTTTAAGGGATATATCTTcttataatgaaaatgaagaaactaattttgaaaaaatatatttaagtTTACAActgaagaaaataaaatataagcatcgtttttatttatcatatggtgacataaaaaataatgtgGATGATGATGgtgtgtatatatatagaacacaaagatatatatcgaagaaaaaaaattaa
- a CDS encoding hypothetical protein (conserved Plasmodium protein, unknown function) → MEERHINFQVFKSSYLEKKLKIQDMNESVKKKRNDKKKEIMEIICQGTSHKMLNGNNVNSCHNNNDNSCHNNNDNSCHNNNNSCHNNNNIGDSCHNYYYDEEQNISISELTNPINSNSSDLHLKEEKNKNIIYKKYNYLYSDHRETKKKIQEFINKYKDRYNIFKQKKLPLCNNVDELFNNNYKNDKEENYHYQLSSLEKYNNNIKSIISLNEQNKKYHLNDINNFIQKNIIKNKSLNIETILNNIKSAFDDFIDVYIEKPNTDIDFLYNKIYEEKYINNINNINNKKYNNNNNNINESNNIYECNLLKCINEKEKNFKDIKKKINEPYEYVNIMSHYMNSNKSSIKVINHIKPKCNILTKDNLIYNEHVDNIKEKIKDKTDQIILNNVTDEYSNDEIINTQTNDKNVVDVSLFTHKYKYRSNIIFTINKIKNIEKIIEINIYITDVQLKIPGMRIENIILPYKYNNDILKIEIKTLKNKLNNNNNKKKKNKNNILNKHIYNNINKFHCNSSSSDHSSESKKNSRTKIRCYYAFIPLINIQDEIINKRLILIKSKNKKIYEKEKFLPDTLYLIQSKDITSSKEKYFYISIKKCIHGIHYYPNKINHQKENIQHNYFTPIYVSLYNDNVDNYIAHIINENNYIEKIKIQKIIQSDENNNYHNNKSQGSYIINNMYFKFFFNHNNELVYNNENNTITNNSQQYKAINIFHFLYNNYISIKCPLDLIPLYLLPSYQDVQFLDFIEKNELLKLKFLLHLLSIMESICIHLCSLMNIKINVPPLFIDHLKSVEIKDERNQKNYFTFSYTSCKSNQKNIDINDENIKKKNNNNNNNNDDDNNNFCRDEKNYFVNYIKPFIFRFHNVNKKDITNNFKNINKYNNNNNNNNNNNNNCGYSHIYLNDSISIHQDLQNDNISSNQIHMEKINDNDLFIYEYAKKQSLFIYNIIKDYDDIKDIHKFYDQEKNIFYTTNYNKHSFQNFYIHIIDKYNKIINNTYIYKQEKIDLNEDEKKKEHDILFFKNNQHRKDNILSIQYDHNVKKNITNNNNSSSKYDNLQNYYDGCNLINQSKNQITNNLISLNDQVAQIKSYNIENENYFDFFKKEEENNKYNNNVDDIHKYDNNVDDIHKYDNNVDDIYKYDNNVDDIHKYDNNIDDIHKYDNNIDDIHKYIQHNNPLYPYYSISSNNEEIHFKDKTHIQHFNNRIDNKTNWQKDMCDHKNSTNNEIHNKKKNNYVEKEIKKNYIEYKNDFITSNKKFYEDYNINKNFSFSPKYLEGANEFINESVKEYNNMNKEKIEFFQEDKKKEITEIKKKKENNNNNKNNLSYVYGQTNINNKKDIMMKEKTKSDVKKYSDDNYNNRKKNCKLIKSNIYKI, encoded by the coding sequence atggaagAAAGACATATAAATTTCCAAGTATTTAAAAGTTCCtatttagaaaaaaaattaaaaatacaGGATATGAATGAATCGGtcaaaaagaaaagaaatgataaaaaaaaagaaattatgGAAATAATTTGCCAAGGGACATCACATAAAATGTTGAATGGAAATAATGTCAATAGTTgtcataataataatgataatagttgtcataataataatgataatagttgtcataataataataatagttgtcataataataataatattggAGATAGTTgtcataattattattatgatgaagaacaaaatatttctatttcAGAACTTACTAATCCAATTAATAGCAATTCTTCTGATCTCCATTtgaaagaagaaaaaaataaaaacatcatatataaaaagtataatTATCTTTACAGTGATCATAGAGAgacaaaaaagaaaatacaAGAATTcataaacaaatataaagatagatataatatattcaaacAAAAGAAATTACCACTATGTAATAATGTAgatgaattatttaataataattataaaaatgataaagaagaaaattatcattatcaaTTATCATCCcttgaaaaatataataataatattaaatctatcatatcattaaatgaacaaaataaaaaatatcatttaaatgatattaataattttatacaaaaaaatattataaaaaataaatccttaaatatagaaacaattcttaataatattaaaagtGCATTCGATGATTTTATAGATGTATATATAGAGAAGCCAAATACTGATATCgattttttatataacaaaatatatgaggaaaaatatataaataatataaataatataaataataaaaaatataacaataataataataatattaacgaatcaaataatatttatgaatgtaatttattaaaatgtattaatgaaaaagaaaaaaattttaaagacataaaaaaaaaaattaatgaaccatatgaatatgtaaatattatgtCCCACTATATGAATAGTAATAAATCTTCtataaaagtaataaatcatataaaacCAAAGTGTAACATACTTACAAAAGATAAccttatatataatgaacatgtagataatataaaagaaaagatAAAAGACAAAACAGATCAgattattttaaataatgtaaCAGATGAATATTCAAATGatgaaattattaatacCCAAACAAATGACAAAAATGTTGTTGACGTATCTTTATttacacataaatataaatatagatcaaatattatatttactataaataaaataaaaaacatagaaaaaattatagaaataaatatttatattacagATGTGCAATTAAAAATACCTGGAATGAgaatagaaaatattatcttaccatataaatataacaatgatatattaaaaatagaaataaaaaccttaaaaaataaattaaataataataataataagaagaagaagaataagaataatatattgaacaaacatatttataataacataaataaatttcaTTGTAATTCATCTAGTTCAGATCATTCAAGTgaatcaaaaaaaaattcaagAACAAAAATTAGATGTTATTATGCTTTCATACCTTTAATCAATATACAAGatgaaattattaataaaagattaattcttattaaatcaaaaaataaaaagatatatgaaaaagaaaagttTTTACCTGatacattatatttaatacaATCAAAAGATATTACTTCATctaaagaaaaatatttttatatttctataaaaaaatgtatacatggtattcattattatccTAATAAAATCAATCatcaaaaagaaaatatacaacataattattttacaCCTATCTATGTaagtttatataatgacaatgttgataattatattgCTCATATcataaatgaaaataattatatcgaaaaaataaaaatacaaaaaattatacaaagtgatgaaaataataattatcataataataaatcacaaggatcatatattataaataatatgtattttaaatttttttttaatcataataacgaattagtatataataatgaaaacAATACAATAACAAATAATTCACAACAATATAAAGcaattaatatttttcattttttatataataattatatatctataaaaTGTCCTCTTGATTTAATTCCTTTATATCTCTTACCTTCATATCAAGATGTTCAGTTTTTAGattttatagaaaaaaatgaattattaaaattgaAATTTCTTTTACATCTACTATCTATTATGGAAAGTATTTGTATCCATTTATGTTCTCTAAtgaatattaaaataaatgtacCTCCACTTTTTATTGATCATCTAAAATCTGTTGAAATAAAGGATGAAAgaaatcaaaaaaattattttactttttcATACACATCCTGCAAGTCTAATCagaaaaatattgatataaatgatgaaaacataaaaaaaaaaaataataataataataataataatgatgatgataataataatttttgtaGGGATGAGAAGAATTACTTtgtaaattatattaaGCCATTCATTTTTAGATTCcataatgtaaataaaaaggatataactaataattttaaaaatataaataaatataataataataataataataataataataataataataattgtgGTTATAgtcatatatatcttaaTGATTCTATTTCTATTCATCAAGATCtacaaaatgataatatttcaaGTAATCAAATCCatatggaaaaaataaatgataatgatCTTTTCATATATGAATATGCAAAAAAACAATcactttttatatataatattatcaaagattatgatgatattaAAGACATACACAAATTTTATGatcaagaaaaaaatatcttttatactacaaattataataaacaCTCTTTccaaaatttttatatacatatcatcgataaatataataaaattattaataatacttatatatacaaacaagaaaaaatagatttaaatgaagatgaaaaaaaaaaagaacatgatattttgttttttaaaaataatcaGCATAGgaaagataatatattgtcTATACAATATGATCataatgtaaaaaaaaatattacaaacaataataattcatcttcaaaatatgataatcttcaaaattattatgatggTTGCAACTTAATAAATCAATCAAAAAATCAGATTACCAATAATTTAATAAGTTTAAACGATCAAGTGGCACAGATAAAAAGTTACAATATTGAGAATGAAAATTACtttgatttttttaaaaaggaagaggaaaataataaatacaataataatgtggatgatattcataaatatgataataatgtggatgatattcataaatatgataataatgtagatgatatttataaatatgataataatgtggatgatattcataaatatgataataatatagatgatattcataaatatgataataatatagatgatattcataaatatatccAGCATAATAACCCTTTATATCCTTATTACTCTATATCATCTAACAACGAAGAGATACATTTTAAAGACAAAACACATATACAACATTTTAATAACAGAAtagataataaaacaaaCTGGCAAAAAGATATGTGTGATCATAAAAATTCAACAAATAATGAgatacataataaaaaaaaaaacaattatgtggaaaaggaaataaaaaaaaattatatagaatataaaaatgacTTCATAACATctaataaaaaattctATGAAGATTATAAcataaacaaaaatttttctttctcTCCAAAATATTTGGAAGGAGCAAATgaatttataaatgaaagtgtaaaggaatataataatatgaataaagAAAAGATTGAATTCTTTCAAGAAgataagaaaaaagaaattacagagattaaaaaaaaaaaagaaaataataataataataaaaataatttaagTTATGTGTATGGGCAAactaatataaataataagaaagATATAATGATGAAGGAAAAAACTAAATCGgatgtaaaaaaatatagtgatgataattataataatagaaaGAAAAATTGTAAGTTGATTAAATCtaatatttacaaaatataa
- a CDS encoding putative vacuolar transporter chaperone — protein MDDIPSHYKKYYVSYKKIKRKILKMRKKYKKKLEKDLVQNTVKMVDKQGMMMLPPFLYNDIISKEIMKINKFAEYKYKEIIYNLMNIYYTLKEIQGDKQRKYIYNNICSEKDYINLECIEKKLDLIGNDIIHIDFYIHTNCKIIMKLGFFFDKIMNISINQWLRLSLIREKFCSINIDNLIVYLSFLYSLLKDNINVQDDKKKIWVPPDTFERTSSKFLIRYKDIVYTKVKIVKHLPYLIFGLTNEDIENNFKELIAQEIFADLNKENEYGEKTNKVCEKINEKISHKHIDDKINDIHYNIRDNISSDISHNISKKKDKILKTLNESQQITSIYFDNKDATCYSRRILRYENAQLIRFRWYNNNDGDPNKEIFIERKTHHEEWTGEVSTKERFLLDQKYVLKFMKGDLNICDFFLKKLNKQKKNYHDKKKENKMFQHGCDNINHNNNNYDNNNNNNNNNNNNNNNYNICDEENICIYKKKIKKNMKLAKDIQRMILKNKLEPIIRTSYLRSAFQSHNNNSIRISIDTNISMLNEYVHKRKNWCRLSEEALRKNEIIRLNYSIVEIKLKTDNMPIWITNILNNNESINAYKYSKYQTAMALLHAEKIKYIPIWIHQNIQSTFNSSKNNNINNNNINNNNNINNNSIQILSNQYITNNNNHVLSLNHNILNISNSSTYKINIMSNNYTNQFNISQCNTLQKYNLLQKTSLWLHTKYDKPNKKYKTINLIKIDPKINFAAERTFLHYILVSLYINILALFLQKYKNQTGHLNLLILLLLFTSFTSLISTYFFFLKRVDIIQRRKTREPIMGRLRFDSFFSPLIFLLLLFFSIILSIYYNFNI, from the exons ATGGATGATATCCCAAGTCATTACAAGAAATACTACGTTTcctataaaaaaataaaaaggaaaatattaaaaatgagAAAGAAGTATAAAAAGAAG CTCGAAAAAGACCTAGTACAAAATACAGTCAAAATGGTTGATAAGCAAg GCATGATGATGCTGCCCCCCTTTTTATATAACGATATTATAAGTAAAGAGATTATGAAGATAAATAAGTTTGctgaatataaatacaaagAAATCATTTACAatttaatgaatatatattatactttAAAAGAGATCCAAGGTGATAAAcaaagaaaatatatttataataatatatgtagTGAGAaagattatataaatctaGAATGTATTGAGAAAAAACTAGATCTTATAGGAAATgatattattcatatcGATTTCTATATACACACCAACTGTAAGATTATAATGAAGCTaggttttttttttgataagATTATGAACATATCAATAAATCAGTGGTTACGTTTAAGTTTAATAAGAGAAAAATTTTGTAGTATTAATATAGATAATTTGATAgtatatttatcttttttatattctttattaaaagataatattaatgttcaagatgataaaaagaaaatatggGTACCTCCTGATACATTTGAAAGAACATCTtctaaatttttaattagATATAAAGATATTGTCTACACGAAAGTGAAAATAGTCAAACATTTGCcatatttaatttttggattaacaaatgaagatattgaaaataatttcaaGGAATTAATTGCACAAGAAATCTTTGCAGATCTcaataaagaaaatgaatatggcgagaaaacaaataaagtgtgtgaaaaaattaatgaaaaGATATCTCATAAACATATTGATGATAAGATAAATGatatacattataatatacgtgataatatttcttcTGATATATCACACAATataagtaaaaaaaaagataagATATTAAAAACTCTAAACGAGTCTCAACAAATAACATCCATctattttgataataaagATGCTACATGCTATTCTAGAAGAATATTAAGATATGAAAATGCGCAACTTATACGTTTTAGGTggtataataataatgacGGAGATCCTAATAAAGAAATCTTTATAGAGAGAAAAACTCATCATGAAGAATGGACGGGTGAAGTTTCAACAAAAGAAAGATTTTTACTTGATcaaaaatatgttttaaaatttatgaaaggagatttaaatatttgtgatttttttttaaaaaaattaaataaacaaaaaaaaaactaccatgacaaaaaaaaggaaaataaaatgtttcAACACGGAtgtgataatattaatcacaacaataataattatgataataataataataataataataataataataataataataataattataatatttgtgatgaagaaaatatttgtatatataaaaaaaaaataaaaaaaaatatgaaattaGCAAAGGATATACAAAGGATGAttctaaaaaataaacTAGAACCTATAATTAGAACATCATATTTACGTTCAGCATTTCAAtcacataataataattctatTCGAATATCTATAGATACAAATATATCTATGTTAAATGAATATGTTcataaaagaaaaaactGGTGTAGATTATCTGAAGAAGCTctaagaaaaaatgaaattataaGACTGAATTATAGTATAgtagaaataaaattaaaaacaGATAATATGCCAATATGGATTactaatatattaaataataatgaatcTATTAATGcttataaatattctaAATATCAAACAGCTATGGCATTATTACATGcagaaaaaattaaatatataccTATATGGATTCATCAAAATATACAATCCACATTTAATTcatcaaaaaataataatataaataataataatataaataataataataatataaataataattctatacaaatattatctaatcaatatataacaaataataataatcatgTTCTATCTTTAAATCATAATATTCTCAATATATCCAATTCATCTacttataaaataaatattatgtcAAATAATTATACTAACCAATTCAATATTTCACAGTGTAATACCctacaaaaatataatctTCTTCAAAAAACATCTTTATGGTTACATACTAAATATGATAAACctaataaaaaatacaaaacAATTAATCTAATTAAAATAGATCCTAAAATTAATTTCGCAGCTGAAAGAACATTCcttcattatatattagtatctttatatattaatatattagCTCTCTTCTTgcaaaaatataaaaatcaaACAGGACATTTAAATCTCCTTATACTTCTACTATTATTTACGTCTTTTACTTCTTTAATATCAACGtactttttctttttaaaaaggGTTGATATCATTCAAAG aaGGAAAACTAGGGAACCAATCATGGGACGCTTACGATTCGATAGTTTTTTTAGTcctttaatttttttattacttctttttttttctataattttatcaatatattacaattttaatatatga
- a CDS encoding hypothetical protein (conserved Plasmodium protein, unknown function), translating into MVFGSPFSDTYPSFIWKSLKKSRKGKDIFNPFFYALNKTKIYDHILKYNARYWLFVVTTGCITSYFWGVWFNNQWKRINKGKLYIDCPYKYPEEED; encoded by the exons A TGGTATTTGGCAGTCCTTTTAGTGACACCTATCCATCATTTATTTGGAAATCACTTAAAAAGAGTAGAAAAGGAAAAGACATTTTTaatccttttttttatgctttaaataaaacaaa aatttatgatcatatattaaaatacAATGCTCGTTATTGGCTATTTGTTGTAACAACCGGATGTATAACATCCTATTTTTGGGGTGTATGGTTTAATAATCAATGGAAGAGAATAAATAAGGGg AAATTGTACATTGATTGTCCCTATAAATATCCAGAAGAAGAAGACTAG